Proteins from a single region of Streptomyces glaucescens:
- a CDS encoding multicopper oxidase family protein yields the protein MTERHTAQGGTALPRRRVLGIGGALGLIATGGLALGGGMAHHPARTGGELRTAVPVPEPSTVPLPVPPVLAPAGTHDGVDRYEITQRRVTAEILPGVRTELWTYNGTFPGPTIESRRGRPATVVHRNELPVPTVVHLHGGRTPAASDGYPTDLVLPAGWPDPAAGHGHHGGDAPKMHDERAATSRLTRTYTFPMDQRAALLWYHDHRMDFTAPAIWRGLAGLHIVRDDVEDALDLPRGPRELPLMITDRAFAEDGSLAYPALDPNLRDRPGVRAPFLAGVLGDVILVNGAPWPVHETDAARHRLRLLNASNARHYELEAVTDDGRRLDLVQIGADQGLLAAPVTHTSLPIAPAERYDVIIDFAALPPGSRVRLRNRLGTGRTREVMAFRIARAARDNSRIPAALADDLPTWRRAEASAVRDFAFRAGRTPHGRGWVIGDRAFDPSRTDVRTRLGAVEVWRLVADVHHPIHLHLVGFRVLSRGGRPPLPHDAGLKDTISLRPGESAEIITRFDGYRGRYLFHCHNAEHEDMGMMANLEII from the coding sequence ATGACTGAGCGGCACACCGCCCAAGGCGGCACCGCGTTGCCGCGGCGTCGGGTCCTGGGCATCGGCGGCGCGTTGGGGCTGATCGCCACCGGCGGGCTCGCGCTCGGCGGCGGCATGGCGCACCATCCGGCGCGCACCGGCGGCGAGTTGCGTACCGCCGTGCCTGTGCCGGAGCCGTCCACCGTGCCTCTGCCCGTGCCGCCCGTGCTGGCGCCGGCAGGGACGCACGACGGTGTCGACCGCTACGAGATCACCCAACGGCGCGTCACGGCTGAGATCCTGCCCGGCGTGCGGACGGAGCTGTGGACGTACAACGGCACCTTCCCCGGCCCCACCATCGAGTCGCGCCGCGGGCGGCCCGCCACCGTGGTGCACCGCAACGAACTGCCGGTGCCGACCGTCGTCCACCTGCACGGCGGGCGCACCCCGGCCGCCTCCGACGGCTACCCTACCGATCTCGTCCTCCCCGCCGGGTGGCCGGATCCCGCAGCAGGACACGGACATCATGGCGGCGACGCGCCGAAGATGCACGATGAGCGTGCCGCCACCAGCCGCCTCACGCGCACCTACACCTTCCCGATGGACCAGCGCGCCGCGCTCCTGTGGTACCACGACCACCGGATGGACTTCACCGCCCCGGCGATCTGGCGGGGGCTGGCAGGCCTGCACATCGTCCGCGACGACGTCGAGGACGCCCTCGACCTGCCCCGCGGACCGCGCGAGCTGCCCTTGATGATCACCGACCGCGCGTTCGCCGAGGACGGCTCGCTGGCCTACCCGGCCCTCGACCCGAACCTGCGCGACCGGCCCGGCGTGCGTGCCCCTTTCCTGGCCGGGGTGCTGGGCGATGTGATCCTGGTCAACGGCGCCCCCTGGCCCGTGCACGAGACCGACGCAGCGCGCCACCGGCTACGGCTGCTCAACGCCTCCAACGCCCGCCACTACGAGCTCGAGGCCGTCACCGACGACGGGCGGCGTCTGGACCTGGTCCAGATCGGGGCCGACCAAGGGCTGCTCGCCGCCCCCGTCACGCACACCTCACTGCCGATCGCCCCGGCCGAGCGCTACGACGTGATCATCGACTTCGCGGCTCTGCCACCCGGCAGCCGGGTGCGGCTGCGCAACCGGCTCGGTACCGGACGCACCCGCGAGGTCATGGCCTTCCGCATCGCGCGGGCAGCGAGGGACAACAGCCGGATCCCCGCCGCGCTCGCCGACGACCTGCCCACCTGGCGGCGTGCCGAGGCGAGTGCGGTCCGCGACTTCGCCTTCCGCGCCGGGCGCACACCGCACGGCCGCGGCTGGGTGATCGGAGACCGGGCGTTCGATCCGTCGCGCACCGATGTACGCACACGCCTCGGCGCCGTGGAGGTCTGGCGACTGGTCGCCGACGTCCACCACCCCATCCACCTGCACCTGGTCGGATTCCGGGTGCTCTCCCGGGGAGGACGACCGCCGCTGCCGCACGACGCCGGACTGAAGGACACCATCTCACTGCGCCCCGGCGAGTCGGCGGAAATCATCACCCGCTTCGACGGCTACCGAGGCCGCTACCTCTTCCATTGCCACAACGCCGAACACGAGGACATGGGAATGATGGCCAATCTCGAGATCATTTGA
- a CDS encoding LysR family transcriptional regulator has protein sequence MDLHALQQFLVVAELEHLSGAAERLRIAQPSLSRTIARLESELGAALFDRGGRLRLNEAGRRFREHVERSLGELEAGRRAVAELARDGFGSVRLASETFLTVTGPLAAFKQAHPDIDVQLYQLPASDMYRALHAREVDLCVASQPIPRDGLDSLAVHDEQVWLATPPGHRLAGRSSVTVTELRDEPFVAPRPGHWQRRLLDHLFSAAGLTPRIVCEGDEPAATAVLVGAGIGLTLIPTMALRADTYAPVAWIAVDDPACRRTLTLHRVADARSSPAARLMHTTLATWPWNTAGDHHDAGTRRSGPRQ, from the coding sequence GTGGATCTCCATGCGCTGCAGCAGTTCCTCGTCGTCGCCGAGCTGGAACATCTCAGCGGGGCGGCCGAGCGCTTGCGCATCGCCCAGCCGTCGCTGAGCCGCACCATCGCACGGCTGGAGTCCGAGCTGGGCGCGGCTCTGTTCGACCGGGGTGGCCGGTTACGGCTGAACGAAGCGGGACGGCGCTTTCGCGAGCACGTGGAACGCTCCCTCGGGGAACTGGAGGCGGGGCGCCGCGCCGTGGCCGAACTCGCCCGCGACGGCTTCGGCAGCGTCCGCCTGGCCTCGGAGACCTTCCTGACCGTCACCGGCCCGCTCGCCGCGTTCAAGCAGGCCCATCCGGACATCGACGTCCAGCTCTACCAGCTCCCGGCCTCCGACATGTACCGCGCCCTGCATGCTCGGGAGGTCGACCTGTGCGTCGCCTCGCAGCCGATTCCCCGCGACGGACTGGACAGTCTCGCCGTTCACGACGAGCAGGTCTGGCTGGCCACCCCGCCAGGACACCGGCTCGCCGGACGCTCCTCGGTGACCGTCACGGAACTGCGGGACGAGCCGTTCGTCGCCCCGCGACCCGGCCACTGGCAGCGCCGCCTGCTCGACCACCTGTTCAGCGCCGCCGGCCTGACGCCGCGCATCGTCTGCGAAGGAGACGAGCCGGCCGCCACCGCGGTCCTGGTCGGCGCGGGGATCGGCCTGACCCTGATCCCCACCATGGCCCTGCGGGCCGACACCTACGCGCCCGTCGCCTGGATCGCCGTCGACGATCCCGCCTGCCGCCGCACACTCACTCTCCACCGGGTCGCCGACGCCCGCTCGTCCCCCGCGGCCCGGCTGATGCACACGACGCTCGCCACCTGGCCCTGGAACACGGCAGGCGACCACCACGACGCTGGCACCCGGCGTTCCGGACCGCGCCAGTAG